From the genome of Candidatus Desulfarcum epimagneticum, one region includes:
- a CDS encoding conserved hypothetical protein (Evidence 4 : Unknown function but conserved in other organisms) encodes METRCEYSQMSIPADSKYLRIAGQYAGSVAEKFGFDPKSVEKVTRATRRAAAWIMDYSYAENEKGLIWISCEIVPEGFKVALKDKGLPFDPSRPPKEGPDAPPDLSDVRDEVDEVEFHNLGPDGKEMALLIRARHNRITDYYQACELDLYEEPAGPPPGEKPKKTPYTVRALEPGEEAEVSKCIYKGYRYTYPYHHVYYPEKLMALNQNGSLFSAVAVTDQGEIMGHSALRYDHKDAPVAEMALGVVKPEFRRQGCLKRLFEFLAQKAREDGLMGVYAQPVTIHTWSQKAFVDMGFSECALALGYLPATVSFKGVGKKMSKRGSVTVCFLYFAPPKKTRIYPPRAHKDMIAAIYRRLGVSPDIQAPAAGVPDPESVIQTSVMSATGFSRIAVEKYGKNAAEQTRKALKEMRLKKLDVIQLFLDLSHPLTPDFSMEMEALGFFFSGILPGAMPGGRDALILQYLNNVDISYEEMELFSDEARELAGYIQNRDPNMTDG; translated from the coding sequence ATGGAAACCCGATGCGAGTATTCCCAGATGTCCATCCCCGCCGATTCCAAGTATCTGCGCATCGCCGGTCAATACGCCGGTTCCGTGGCGGAAAAATTCGGCTTTGACCCCAAAAGCGTTGAAAAAGTCACGCGCGCCACCCGCCGGGCCGCGGCGTGGATCATGGATTACTCCTACGCGGAAAACGAAAAAGGCCTGATTTGGATTTCGTGCGAAATCGTTCCCGAAGGCTTTAAAGTCGCGCTCAAAGACAAGGGGCTTCCCTTTGATCCGTCCCGCCCCCCGAAAGAGGGCCCGGACGCGCCGCCGGACCTGTCAGACGTCCGGGACGAGGTGGACGAAGTGGAATTTCACAACCTGGGCCCGGATGGAAAAGAGATGGCTCTGCTGATCCGGGCCCGGCACAACCGGATCACCGACTATTACCAGGCCTGCGAGCTGGACTTGTACGAAGAGCCGGCCGGGCCGCCTCCCGGGGAAAAACCCAAAAAAACCCCCTACACCGTCCGGGCGCTGGAGCCGGGGGAGGAGGCCGAGGTGTCCAAATGCATTTACAAGGGATATCGCTACACCTACCCCTATCACCATGTTTATTATCCTGAAAAACTCATGGCGCTCAATCAAAACGGCTCCCTGTTCTCGGCGGTGGCGGTCACGGACCAGGGCGAAATCATGGGCCACAGCGCCCTTCGCTATGACCACAAAGACGCGCCGGTGGCGGAAATGGCCCTGGGCGTGGTGAAGCCGGAGTTTCGCAGGCAGGGATGTTTGAAACGGCTGTTTGAGTTTTTGGCCCAAAAAGCGCGGGAAGACGGCCTGATGGGGGTTTACGCCCAGCCGGTCACCATTCACACATGGTCCCAGAAGGCGTTCGTTGACATGGGCTTTTCGGAATGCGCCCTGGCCCTGGGATATCTTCCGGCCACCGTGAGCTTCAAAGGGGTGGGCAAAAAAATGTCAAAGCGGGGAAGCGTGACCGTCTGCTTTCTTTATTTCGCCCCCCCCAAGAAAACCCGGATTTATCCCCCGCGCGCCCACAAAGACATGATCGCGGCCATTTACCGCCGCCTGGGCGTCTCCCCCGACATCCAGGCCCCGGCGGCTGGGGTCCCGGACCCTGAGTCCGTGATTCAAACCAGCGTGATGAGCGCCACGGGCTTTTCCCGGATCGCGGTGGAAAAATACGGAAAAAACGCGGCTGAGCAAACCCGGAAAGCCCTAAAAGAGATGCGCCTGAAAAAGCTGGACGTCATTCAGCTGTTTCTGGACCTGTCCCATCCGCTGACGCCTGATTTTTCAATGGAAATGGAGGCGCTGGGTTTTTTCTTCTCCGGGATTCTGCCCGGCGCCATGCCCGGGGGCCGGGACGCCCTGATCCTTCAGTATCTGAACAATGTGGACATATCCTATGAGGAGATGGAGCTGTTTTCCGATGAGGCGAGGGAGCTGGCCGGGTATATCCAAAACCGAGACCCCAACATGACTGATGGCTAA